The genomic stretch GGTCTTCATGTTAATCCCGCTCCAGAACGTCGAATCACTGCAGAACGTATAGAGCATGTCCCCATTTCTATACTGGGCGAGGTTGTGAGACACACTCGGTTGTCCCTGCGCGTCTTCCGGCAGTTCCAGCCGTCGCCATTGCCCCTGTTTCCCACCGAAGGCATAGAGCGATTTCTGGGTGTGAATTACCGCGACACCCTGGCCGACGATATAGCTGCCCGGTGATTTGAGCGGCGAATCGAGCTTCACGCCTTTCCACTCTCCGCGTTCCACGCTGAGGGCCCCGGCTCGGTCCCCCGACTCGGCAATCACGATCATCATCCCCATTGTCGAGACCGGCATGCCCAGGCCAGCAGGCTGTTCAGCCGGGACGAAGTCGGTGAAGCCACCTCCGCCGAATTGTGCGAACAGAGAATTCGTGGAAAAGAGAATGGCTCCGCAAAGAGTGAGTACAGTCGATGTCATTCGCATGAGAGAACCTCCTGGAAATGCCCGCAGAATGGTCCCCAGTAACTTACATGCACAGACAGGCACTGTCAATACGTTACGATTCTTGCGTCGGCAGCTCTTCCGGGAAGAGTTTCTCCAGCGTGATGCGGGGCTTCTCAAGGTGAGCCTGATTCTGGCGAACCGTTTCCTGCACGAGCGGTTTCATCGGTCCGTCGAGGTGTTCGGTGATCCGCTGAGAGTTCTCCGAGAGGATCCGATCGGAAGTCGCGTAGTCCCGTTTGAGCGAGGCAATCACGGCTCGCCCTGCAAAGCCAACGGGGACGAGATTGAACTTGTCGGCTGCTCCCTGCTCGATGAAGTTTTCGAAGATCTTGCCGGCTTCGTCGTAGCGCCCCTGATTGAGATACAGAATCGCCAGCCGCACTTCGGCTCGCCAGCGTTCTTCCGACGTGCGATGAAATTCGCGGAGCGCCTTCCACGCATCTTCGCTGCTGCCGGCGAGCATGGCGTCGGCGAACTGTTCGCGGGGCGTGCTTCGCTGAGTCGCCTGCAACGGCGGATTCTGCGGCAGTCGCGGCCGGGCGAACCATCCGAGGCCACCGCCGACAATCAGGAACAGCAATCCCAGCAGAACGTAGCGTGTCCAGTTGAACGCGGAGGAATCTGAAGCCGCCTTCGTCCGTGGCTGGGTCACCACTTCACTCAGGCTGCCGGTCGAATCCTCGAACGCCGTGACGGCGATTTCGTCTTTCGAGCCCTGCAGCGTCCGCATGATCTGGCGGATTTCCAGCAGCACTTCGCCGGCGTCGGTGTACCGATCGGTCGTCTTCTTAGCGATCATCTTGTGGACCATATCGCAGACCCGCTTCGGCAGATCGGGCCGCCGCTTATGCAGGGGAGCGGGCTGGGCATTCACCTGCTTCATCGCGATGGCGATCGCTGTCTGTCCACGGAACGGCGGTCGTCCGGCAAGCATGTGGTAGCACGTGACGCCGAGCGAGTAGAGGTCGCTGCGATGATCGACTTTGTTGCCTTTCACCTGCTCCGGACTCATGTAGAGCGGCGTGCCCATCGTCACGCCTTCCTGAGTCAGGTGCATCCGTTCGCCGCCCAGAGTGAGTTGAGCCAGTCCGAAGTCGGCGACTTTCACCACACCTTTGCGGCTGATCAGAATGTTTTCCGGCTTGATATCGCGGTGAACGATACCGGCTTCTCCGGCCTTCTGCAGAGCCGAGGCGATCTGCCGGATGATGTGCAGCGCAACGGGCAGTTCGGGTGGCCCTTTGCGACGGATAAAATCGCGCAGGTTCATTCCCTGAACGTATTCCTGGGCGATGTAGTGGTAGCCGTCCGCCTCGCCAATCGTATAAACCTGCACGATGTTGACGTGATTCAGGTTCGCGGCGGCCATCGCTTCGGTCTTGAAGCGATCGAGATAGGTCTCATCCGAAACCAGATCCGACTTCATCACTTTCACCGCGACGTGCCGGTTCAGTGCGGTCTGTTCCGCCAGATAGACATTGGCCATGCCCCCCTTGCCGAGGCGACGGAGCAGACGAAACTCACCCAGAACCACTCCAGACAGATCCTGAGCGGGGCTCGAAGTCGAACTCGTGGAAGGCGAAACCTGGGTGGCAGATTCAAGGCCGGAGTCCTGAGACTCATCGTTCTGATCGTGATCCGTGGAACTCATTCTGTCGCGTGATTCCGGGTGTAGGCTGGACGAGTCGCGGGTCGTCTGGAAATTCGCACAGTCCTAAAGACTGTCCGCATAAACTAAGTCGCGAGAGACCGTGTCTCAATAACAATCTTACAGAAAACCGGTCCCGGAGACATGTCTGCCGTTAACCTTCGAGGATTTCTGGACGTAAACCCGTCAACTTCAACAGGATTAGATGTATTGATCTCATCTCGCCCGGCCCCGAAATCTCTCGCGAATATCTGCCCAGACAGATAGCATAAGCCTGTTTGGGTCGGCGGCACCGGCAGCGACTTCTTCAGAGTATTATCTACTACCCGAGAACAAAGGTGGCTGTTTCATGGAATTCGTTCACCCTCACGGACAGCAGGCGCGAACTAAAATCATCGCCACGGTGGGTCCCGCCATTGAGTCGCGTGAACGACTGCAGGAACTGGTTGCCGCCGGGGTCGACGTCTTCCGGCTCAATTTCGCCCACGGCAACTACGACTGGCTCGGGGAGATCGTTGAGAAAATCCGTGCGATCTCCGTCGAAATGCAACAGCCGATCGGCATCCTCGGGGATCTGGCCGGGCCGAAGATCCGTCTCGGAGAGCTCCCGGCCGACGGCGTCGACTGCCCCATGGGCCAGCGATTCGAGTTCGTGAAGGGCGATGTGGAGTTCGACGGCGTCAAACTGACATCCACGTATGAGCATCTGATCGACGATCTCAATGTCGACGACGTGATTCTCCTGGCGGATGGGACGGTCGGAATGCACGTGGTCGAGAAGCCCGACGACAGTCATATCGTCTGCCAGGTGGACCGGCCGGGAATGATCCGCTCGCGACAGGGAATCAATCTTCCCGGAGCCAAACTACGGACCCCCTGCCTGACGGAAAAGGACAAGGAAGATCTCGCCTGGGGACTGTCGCATCAGCTGACCTTCTTCGGGCTGAGTTTCGTTCGCGAAGCCAATGACCTGATTGAACTGCGCGAGCTCGTCAAATCTCACAACCCCGGTTACGAACCTCAGCTGATCGCCAAAATCGAAAAGGTCGAAGCGATTCGGGAACTCGAAGCGA from Rubinisphaera margarita encodes the following:
- a CDS encoding serine/threonine protein kinase, which encodes MSSTDHDQNDESQDSGLESATQVSPSTSSTSSPAQDLSGVVLGEFRLLRRLGKGGMANVYLAEQTALNRHVAVKVMKSDLVSDETYLDRFKTEAMAAANLNHVNIVQVYTIGEADGYHYIAQEYVQGMNLRDFIRRKGPPELPVALHIIRQIASALQKAGEAGIVHRDIKPENILISRKGVVKVADFGLAQLTLGGERMHLTQEGVTMGTPLYMSPEQVKGNKVDHRSDLYSLGVTCYHMLAGRPPFRGQTAIAIAMKQVNAQPAPLHKRRPDLPKRVCDMVHKMIAKKTTDRYTDAGEVLLEIRQIMRTLQGSKDEIAVTAFEDSTGSLSEVVTQPRTKAASDSSAFNWTRYVLLGLLFLIVGGGLGWFARPRLPQNPPLQATQRSTPREQFADAMLAGSSEDAWKALREFHRTSEERWRAEVRLAILYLNQGRYDEAGKIFENFIEQGAADKFNLVPVGFAGRAVIASLKRDYATSDRILSENSQRITEHLDGPMKPLVQETVRQNQAHLEKPRITLEKLFPEELPTQES